Proteins encoded in a region of the Azospirillum sp. TSH58 genome:
- a CDS encoding glycine zipper 2TM domain-containing protein: MTHIRFAPKSLAIALLAGVAALGAGMSPALADPPDWAPAHGWRAKQERHHERERHHREHHERDRHERARYYDHGYIDGGYGDGRVVIVRRPPPVVVYEEPPVVHYAPAPVYIEEPPPVIVQQRPRVVRAAPQVVECGPLDGDLIGVLGGAAVGGLVGSQFGRGDGKLAATAAGTLGGAMLGGAMTRGGGC, from the coding sequence ATGACGCACATCCGCTTCGCCCCCAAATCCCTCGCCATCGCGCTGCTGGCCGGTGTGGCGGCCTTGGGCGCGGGGATGTCCCCGGCCCTCGCCGATCCGCCCGATTGGGCGCCGGCCCATGGCTGGCGCGCCAAGCAGGAACGCCATCATGAGCGCGAGCGCCATCACCGTGAGCACCACGAACGCGACCGTCACGAGCGGGCCCGCTATTACGATCACGGCTACATCGACGGCGGCTATGGCGACGGGCGCGTGGTGATCGTCCGCCGGCCCCCGCCGGTGGTGGTCTATGAGGAGCCGCCGGTCGTGCATTACGCCCCGGCCCCCGTCTACATCGAGGAGCCGCCGCCGGTGATCGTCCAGCAGCGCCCGCGCGTGGTCCGCGCGGCGCCGCAGGTGGTGGAATGCGGGCCGCTCGACGGCGACCTGATCGGCGTGCTGGGCGGGGCTGCCGTCGGCGGGCTGGTCGGTTCGCAGTTCGGGCGTGGCGACGGCAAGCTGGCGGCCACCGCCGCCGGCACGCTGGGCGGCGCCATGCTGGGCGGCGCGATGACGCGCGGCGGCGGCTGCTAA